Proteins from a genomic interval of Chryseobacterium indologenes:
- the mtgA gene encoding monofunctional biosynthetic peptidoglycan transglycosylase encodes MWKKIKQLIFIILVLNVVFIIWGRFFNPPITITQIGGLFEYGKLHRDYISYDEMGNNVKKAVIASEDQKFFDHDGFDYTAIEKAMKHNEQGKKIRGGSTISQQTAKNVFLWQGRSWLRKGLEAVYTFIIEKVWSKDIILERYLNSIEMGQGVFGVEAAAQYYFGKSSKDLSASDAAWIAAVLPNPKKYDPKNPSPYLRKKHNWIIRQMRNVSLK; translated from the coding sequence ATGTGGAAAAAAATTAAACAGCTTATTTTCATTATTCTAGTGCTGAATGTGGTATTCATTATCTGGGGACGTTTTTTTAATCCTCCGATTACCATCACGCAGATAGGCGGTCTTTTTGAATATGGAAAACTTCATAGAGATTATATTTCTTATGATGAAATGGGAAATAATGTGAAAAAGGCAGTGATAGCCTCAGAAGACCAGAAATTTTTCGACCATGACGGATTTGATTATACGGCGATTGAAAAGGCAATGAAGCATAATGAACAGGGAAAAAAGATAAGAGGGGGAAGCACCATTTCTCAGCAGACGGCAAAAAATGTTTTCCTTTGGCAGGGAAGAAGCTGGCTAAGAAAAGGTCTGGAAGCCGTCTATACTTTTATCATTGAAAAAGTATGGAGCAAAGATATTATCCTTGAAAGATACCTGAATTCCATTGAAATGGGGCAGGGAGTATTTGGGGTAGAAGCTGCAGCTCAATATTATTTTGGAAAATCATCCAAAGACCTAAGTGCTTCAGATGCAGCCTGGATTGCAGCCGTATTGCCCAATCCAAAGAAGTACGATCCGAAAAACCCATCCCCTTATTTGAGAAAGAAACACAATTGGATCATCAGACAGATGAGGAATGTGAGTTTGAAATAG
- a CDS encoding ABC transporter substrate-binding protein, producing MDLKSGNFTYSFKQNQIPFKKIILLNASMAGYISELGAENLIVGVSSPEYIYSEKIQNLLKEGKIQNVGSDQKYDVEKIISLKPDAVFTNHIASFDNTYELLKNNGIHVVFLDEYMEQQPLEKTAYIKLFGQLLGKEKEAAGSYREIEKNYTELKKLALSAKEKPVVLANEMYGDIWYLPGGNTSVAHYIADANASYILKDNKDEKALTMTFEEVYAKTGGVQYWVNAGNHTSKSEMLKMNGFYGKLEVFNKGKIYTMGGKERQKANDFFESGAVRADLILKDYIKIFHPELLPNYQLTYMKELQ from the coding sequence ATGGACCTTAAATCGGGAAATTTCACCTATAGTTTTAAGCAAAACCAGATCCCATTTAAGAAAATTATTCTTTTAAACGCGAGTATGGCAGGGTATATTTCAGAGCTGGGAGCAGAAAACCTGATTGTGGGAGTGTCAAGTCCTGAATATATTTACTCTGAAAAAATTCAGAATCTTTTAAAAGAAGGGAAAATCCAGAATGTGGGAAGTGATCAGAAATATGATGTAGAGAAGATTATCTCTCTGAAACCGGATGCTGTTTTTACCAACCATATTGCCAGTTTTGACAATACCTACGAATTATTGAAGAATAATGGAATCCATGTAGTATTTCTGGATGAGTATATGGAACAGCAGCCATTGGAAAAAACAGCGTATATAAAACTTTTCGGACAGCTTTTAGGAAAAGAGAAAGAAGCAGCCGGCAGCTATCGGGAAATTGAGAAAAATTATACCGAGCTTAAAAAACTGGCTTTAAGTGCAAAAGAAAAGCCAGTGGTTCTAGCCAATGAAATGTATGGAGATATCTGGTATCTCCCCGGAGGAAATACTTCGGTAGCTCATTATATAGCAGATGCCAATGCCTCTTATATCCTGAAAGATAATAAAGATGAAAAAGCTTTGACCATGACCTTTGAGGAAGTATATGCAAAAACGGGAGGTGTTCAGTATTGGGTGAACGCAGGAAATCATACCTCTAAAAGTGAAATGCTGAAAATGAACGGTTTTTACGGAAAACTTGAAGTCTTCAATAAAGGGAAAATTTACACAATGGGAGGGAAGGAGAGACAAAAGGCTAATGATTTCTTTGAAAGTGGTGCCGTAAGGGCAGACCTCATCCTTAAAGATTACATCAAAATCTTTCACCCTGAGCTTTTGCCGAATTATCAGCTGACTTACATGAAAGAGTTGCAGTAA
- a CDS encoding cupin domain-containing protein translates to MYSDQEIEIMGFLPAPEEYFTGKAWLKNYVFPDAQTDAYVGEVMFAPGTRNNWHTHGSNQILLIREGICYYQEEDGPVQQIEAGGFVNILPGIKHWHGASPDSVMIHTAIGINAEKGLVNWMEPVSDEDYNGK, encoded by the coding sequence ATGTATTCAGACCAAGAAATTGAAATCATGGGATTTTTACCCGCACCTGAAGAATATTTTACAGGAAAAGCATGGCTGAAAAATTATGTGTTTCCGGATGCTCAAACAGATGCTTACGTAGGAGAAGTGATGTTTGCACCGGGTACTCGTAATAATTGGCACACCCATGGAAGTAATCAGATTCTTTTGATTCGGGAAGGGATTTGTTATTATCAGGAAGAAGATGGTCCCGTACAACAAATAGAAGCAGGAGGCTTTGTAAACATTCTGCCTGGAATTAAGCATTGGCACGGAGCTTCTCCTGATAGCGTAATGATCCATACAGCGATTGGAATCAATGCCGAAAAAGGACTGGTGAACTGGATGGAACCGGTTTCAGATGAAGATTATAACGGGAAATAA
- a CDS encoding alpha/beta hydrolase has protein sequence MNTQKITFKNVAWDNAGILQFPNDFDENKKYPTVVTMHPIGSCKEQTAGNVYGKALAEAGFVVLSFDASFQGESGGTPRYIENPYQRTDDVRYAIDYLETLPYVDADKIGILGVCGGGAYSLNIAMTERRIKAVVSITGVNFGRLLRDGFAGGSPMEVLNQVAAQRSAEAKGGDMLTINMLPESVEAGKSAGIEDIDVLEATDYYKTSRGQTVGGATSAVYSRMGVGMGWDAFYLAETLLTQPILVVIGDKPGGFGAFRDGYEIVRRAASEKKELVVVKGYSHYDLYDQPEPVRQALEKAIPFFKENLA, from the coding sequence ATGAACACACAAAAAATAACATTCAAAAACGTAGCATGGGATAATGCCGGTATTCTGCAATTTCCAAATGATTTTGATGAAAATAAAAAATATCCGACCGTTGTAACCATGCATCCCATTGGGAGCTGTAAAGAACAAACTGCGGGAAATGTTTATGGTAAAGCATTGGCAGAAGCAGGTTTTGTTGTACTTTCATTTGATGCCTCTTTCCAGGGAGAAAGTGGTGGTACACCAAGATATATTGAAAACCCTTACCAGCGTACCGATGATGTACGTTATGCAATCGATTATCTTGAAACCCTTCCTTATGTAGACGCTGATAAAATCGGAATCCTTGGCGTTTGCGGTGGTGGTGCCTATTCATTGAATATCGCGATGACGGAGCGACGTATCAAAGCAGTCGTTTCTATTACCGGAGTAAACTTTGGACGATTATTAAGAGACGGATTTGCCGGCGGAAGCCCTATGGAAGTATTGAATCAGGTGGCAGCACAGAGAAGCGCTGAAGCAAAAGGTGGAGATATGCTAACCATCAATATGCTTCCTGAATCTGTTGAAGCAGGTAAATCAGCAGGCATTGAAGATATTGATGTGTTGGAAGCAACAGATTATTACAAAACATCAAGAGGTCAAACCGTAGGCGGAGCCACCAGTGCAGTATATTCCCGTATGGGTGTTGGAATGGGTTGGGATGCTTTCTACCTTGCTGAAACTCTGTTAACACAACCTATTTTAGTGGTGATCGGAGATAAGCCTGGAGGTTTCGGAGCATTCAGAGACGGGTATGAAATTGTTCGCCGTGCAGCCTCTGAAAAGAAAGAACTGGTTGTGGTAAAAGGATATTCCCATTATGATTTATACGATCAGCCGGAACCCGTAAGACAAGCTTTGGAAAAAGCAATCCCTTTCTTTAAAGAAAATCTGGCATAA
- a CDS encoding alpha/beta hydrolase, protein MSQEKISIKNGNGQGITLSAVIYFPEGFDQNKKYPSVVVSHPGGGVKEQTAGLYAKKLSENGLITIAYDASYQGESTGEPRQLENPYIRTEDVSAVIDYLTTLPYIDTENIGAMGICAGAGYTANAAINDHRIKAVGMVSAVNIGSMFRNGWENNVKDADALPYLIAGSNARTADAKEGTQTLPLAPMKEEDAPNEELREAWEYYHTDRCQYPTAPGFATARSLTQIISYDAYNKAEAFFTQPLLAIVGSVAGSAWMSDDLLNIAATTDKKKYIVEGANHMSLYDRENYVNEAVSQLVPFFKEKLV, encoded by the coding sequence ATGTCACAAGAAAAAATCAGTATTAAAAACGGAAATGGTCAAGGAATTACCCTATCAGCAGTAATATATTTTCCTGAAGGATTTGACCAGAACAAAAAGTACCCATCAGTAGTAGTATCTCACCCGGGTGGAGGAGTAAAAGAACAAACTGCAGGGTTATATGCAAAAAAGCTATCTGAAAACGGATTGATTACGATTGCATATGATGCTTCGTATCAGGGAGAAAGTACGGGAGAACCACGTCAGTTGGAAAACCCTTATATAAGAACAGAAGATGTAAGTGCAGTAATCGATTATTTAACAACACTTCCTTATATAGATACAGAAAATATCGGTGCAATGGGGATCTGTGCAGGAGCTGGTTATACTGCCAATGCAGCAATCAACGACCATAGAATCAAAGCTGTGGGAATGGTGAGTGCTGTCAATATCGGTTCAATGTTCCGTAACGGGTGGGAGAATAATGTAAAAGATGCAGATGCACTTCCTTATTTAATCGCTGGATCAAACGCAAGAACAGCCGATGCAAAAGAAGGAACCCAGACACTTCCTTTAGCACCAATGAAAGAAGAAGATGCTCCTAACGAAGAACTAAGAGAAGCATGGGAATACTACCACACTGATCGCTGCCAGTATCCTACAGCTCCAGGGTTTGCTACAGCAAGAAGCTTAACTCAAATCATCTCTTATGATGCCTATAACAAAGCGGAAGCATTCTTTACTCAACCACTTCTTGCCATTGTAGGAAGCGTAGCAGGAAGCGCATGGATGAGTGATGACCTGTTGAATATTGCAGCCACTACGGATAAAAAGAAATACATCGTAGAAGGAGCCAACCACATGTCTTTATATGACCGAGAAAACTATGTTAACGAAGCTGTTTCACAGTTAGTTCCTTTCTTTAAAGAAAAATTAGTCTAA
- a CDS encoding AraC family transcriptional regulator, protein MKIFGIKEFNEYLNVGDLKSDDLHIVNFEGKENIRLKSETVAIDFYLLSIKPHLSDAVRANNPHLEDMSDSAYMYVDCPQNSLEWDIKSPMGGYAIMISAGYLEKFSKDYNFVHYNNHEALFLTEDEVAILWDLFKKADVEFQKKYYSKNIIISYVSLIMTYVRHFYDRQFDTRKDIYHKVIDEFHKNLTEYFVENESLKGLPSVAFFAQKSFLSPNYFGDLIKHFTGKAPIDHIHDYVVVQAKDRLKNTDLSISEISYSLGFDYPNYFARFFRKKTGLSPKTFRNQSDINENR, encoded by the coding sequence ATGAAAATATTTGGGATCAAAGAATTTAATGAATACCTCAATGTCGGGGATCTGAAAAGTGACGATCTCCATATTGTCAATTTTGAAGGTAAAGAAAATATAAGACTGAAATCTGAAACAGTAGCGATTGATTTCTACCTGCTGTCTATTAAACCTCATTTAAGTGATGCGGTAAGAGCAAACAATCCGCATTTGGAGGATATGTCAGACTCTGCTTATATGTACGTAGACTGTCCACAGAATTCGTTGGAATGGGATATAAAATCTCCGATGGGTGGATATGCCATCATGATAAGTGCCGGCTATCTGGAAAAATTTTCAAAGGATTATAATTTTGTACATTACAACAACCACGAAGCCTTATTCCTTACAGAAGACGAGGTTGCCATCTTATGGGATCTGTTTAAAAAAGCTGATGTCGAATTTCAGAAGAAATATTACTCGAAAAACATCATTATTTCCTATGTAAGCCTGATCATGACCTATGTAAGACATTTTTATGATCGACAGTTTGACACCAGAAAAGATATTTATCACAAAGTAATCGACGAGTTCCATAAAAATTTGACGGAGTATTTCGTTGAGAACGAAAGTCTCAAAGGATTACCTTCTGTAGCCTTTTTTGCTCAGAAAAGCTTTCTTTCTCCCAATTACTTTGGAGACCTGATTAAGCACTTTACGGGAAAAGCTCCCATTGATCATATTCACGATTATGTTGTGGTACAGGCAAAGGACAGGTTAAAAAACACAGACCTATCTATAAGTGAAATATCCTATAGTTTAGGGTTCGATTATCCTAACTATTTTGCCCGTTTTTTCCGTAAGAAAACAGGTTTGTCACCTAAAACATTCAGAAACCAATCCGATATCAATGAAAACAGATAA
- a CDS encoding cation transporter, which produces MANNRKSIYSALAANLLIALTKFIAGAFTNSSSMISEGIHSTVDTANQLLLLYGIKRSRKPADEYHPFGYGKELYFWSFVVSILIFGLGGTLSIYQGILHIMEPEVMKDPFWNYIVLILSLIFEGTSLYIAVKEFNKTRNGLRWWDAIIKSKDPGSFLVVFEDGAAVAGLLVVMVLMGISHSFQIPELDGLASVIVGLILVFVSLILARESRSLLMGEGIAPETREKIAKLAEKDTAVVRTKSILSTYQSPEEVVLMLIIDFQDHLDTEEITEAIHRIRNHIKHEFPLVRFVMIQPE; this is translated from the coding sequence ATGGCCAATAATCGCAAATCAATTTACAGCGCACTTGCCGCTAATCTATTGATCGCTCTCACCAAGTTTATTGCAGGAGCATTTACCAATAGTTCTTCCATGATATCTGAGGGAATCCATTCAACAGTAGATACCGCAAATCAGCTGCTTCTTTTGTACGGAATCAAAAGAAGCAGGAAACCTGCAGATGAGTACCATCCATTTGGATACGGCAAGGAGCTCTATTTCTGGTCTTTCGTGGTTTCAATTCTTATATTTGGTCTAGGTGGCACTTTATCCATCTATCAGGGGATTTTACACATCATGGAACCCGAGGTAATGAAAGATCCATTCTGGAATTATATTGTATTGATACTTTCCCTTATTTTCGAGGGTACTTCTTTGTATATCGCTGTAAAAGAATTTAACAAGACCCGAAACGGGTTGAGATGGTGGGATGCGATCATCAAAAGCAAAGATCCGGGAAGCTTTCTTGTGGTTTTTGAAGATGGTGCCGCAGTGGCCGGGCTGCTTGTTGTCATGGTATTAATGGGGATCAGCCATTCGTTCCAAATTCCGGAATTGGATGGGCTGGCATCGGTAATTGTAGGATTAATACTTGTTTTTGTATCGCTTATTTTGGCCAGGGAAAGCAGGAGCCTTCTGATGGGCGAAGGAATAGCACCTGAAACAAGAGAAAAAATTGCTAAACTGGCTGAAAAAGATACTGCTGTAGTCAGAACAAAAAGTATACTCTCTACGTACCAGTCACCTGAAGAAGTGGTACTCATGTTGATCATCGATTTCCAAGATCATCTTGATACAGAAGAGATCACTGAAGCCATACATCGTATTCGTAACCATATTAAACATGAATTTCCATTGGTCAGGTTCGTAATGATTCAACCGGAATAA
- a CDS encoding Crp/Fnr family transcriptional regulator, with protein sequence MLISEEMLLAYGATYENYNPQDMIFTEGSIPRFYFQIVTGTVELNNYREDGKEFIQNILSDGQSVGESILFVKQPYPMNAQAISPCTVLRLPETDFLSLLENNTEVVRQIFELLSERLYYKYTMLFGVSSNDPSIKIKSLLDYLKLTKGSKENSFVVPYTRQQIANLTGLRVETVIRTIKKMQEENIVRIQNRKIIY encoded by the coding sequence ATGTTAATTAGTGAAGAAATGCTGCTTGCTTATGGTGCAACTTACGAAAATTACAATCCACAGGATATGATTTTCACAGAGGGTTCGATACCGAGATTCTATTTTCAGATTGTAACAGGAACTGTTGAATTAAACAATTATCGTGAAGACGGTAAAGAATTTATTCAGAATATTTTGAGTGACGGCCAGAGTGTCGGCGAGTCCATTCTTTTTGTAAAACAGCCCTATCCTATGAATGCTCAGGCCATATCTCCGTGTACTGTATTAAGGCTTCCAGAAACTGATTTTTTATCACTGTTAGAGAATAATACAGAAGTAGTACGTCAAATATTTGAATTGCTTTCGGAAAGACTTTATTATAAATATACGATGCTCTTTGGTGTGTCTTCCAATGATCCTTCTATTAAAATTAAAAGTCTTTTAGACTATCTAAAGCTAACAAAAGGATCAAAAGAAAACTCATTTGTAGTTCCTTATACCCGTCAACAGATAGCCAATCTTACCGGTCTAAGAGTTGAAACCGTTATACGAACTATTAAGAAAATGCAGGAAGAAAATATAGTGAGAATTCAAAATCGTAAAATAATATATTAA
- a CDS encoding SDR family NAD(P)-dependent oxidoreductase yields MSKTIFITGASRGFGRLWAEAFLKRGDKVIATARNKETLHDLVEKYGDNVFPLQLDVNSRKDSFEAVEKAYAQFGKIDVLINNAGYGLFGAIEETSEKEARDQMETNFFGTLWMTQAVLPIMRAQQSGHIIQVSSFLGLVTLPILGLYNASKFAVEGFSETLASEVKQMGINISLVEPNGYATDWAGASAFQTEPMEIYHPVKEAFIKSATPDIYGNPEATVTAIEKLIDSPNPPLRLLLGKIAYPAVKNTYEQRLASFEEWKDISEKAHG; encoded by the coding sequence ATGTCAAAAACCATTTTTATTACCGGAGCATCCCGCGGATTTGGGAGACTTTGGGCAGAAGCATTTTTAAAACGTGGCGATAAAGTCATTGCCACAGCACGCAACAAAGAAACGTTACATGATCTTGTTGAGAAATACGGGGACAACGTATTTCCCCTTCAACTTGATGTCAATAGCCGTAAAGATTCTTTTGAGGCCGTTGAAAAAGCCTATGCACAGTTTGGAAAGATCGATGTACTGATTAATAATGCCGGATACGGTCTGTTCGGAGCCATTGAAGAAACTTCCGAAAAAGAAGCACGTGACCAGATGGAAACTAACTTTTTTGGAACACTATGGATGACCCAGGCAGTACTGCCTATCATGAGAGCCCAGCAAAGCGGTCATATTATACAGGTTTCCAGCTTTCTGGGGTTGGTTACTTTACCTATATTAGGATTGTACAATGCCTCCAAATTTGCGGTGGAAGGATTTAGCGAAACACTGGCAAGTGAAGTGAAGCAAATGGGGATCAATATTTCTTTGGTTGAACCCAATGGTTATGCCACGGATTGGGCAGGAGCATCAGCTTTTCAAACTGAACCGATGGAAATATATCATCCGGTGAAAGAAGCCTTCATAAAAAGTGCAACACCCGATATTTACGGAAACCCCGAAGCCACAGTAACGGCCATAGAGAAGCTGATTGACTCTCCTAACCCACCCTTACGACTGCTACTTGGAAAGATTGCGTATCCAGCGGTCAAGAACACTTATGAACAGCGTTTGGCCAGTTTTGAAGAATGGAAAGATATTTCCGAGAAGGCACATGGATAA
- a CDS encoding helix-turn-helix domain-containing protein has translation MNSLQPDYHRIFNDILSKKNPVNKIACLKILEKKDLSALDVIKLNTLIFSYTERNTPSGIGENKHRSYNKTDILYMLDFQKENGYNNSQISLYFRVSRNSIAKWRKIFGY, from the coding sequence ATGAATAGTTTACAACCTGATTATCATAGAATTTTCAACGATATTCTTTCTAAAAAAAATCCTGTCAATAAAATTGCATGCCTTAAAATTCTTGAAAAGAAAGACTTATCAGCTTTAGATGTGATTAAATTGAATACTCTTATTTTTAGTTACACAGAGAGAAACACTCCTTCAGGCATAGGTGAAAATAAGCATAGAAGCTATAACAAGACTGATATACTCTACATGTTGGATTTTCAGAAGGAGAACGGGTATAACAACAGCCAAATTTCTCTGTATTTTAGAGTAAGCCGCAATTCCATAGCCAAATGGCGGAAAATTTTTGGATATTAG